The following DNA comes from Thalassospira xiamenensis M-5 = DSM 17429.
ATCATCAAAATGTTTGGGGACCCACTAAACGGTTCAGCGATGCAGCAAAAGCTGCGAACCCGACTTCTGAACTGTCGTAGTTATGTAACCACTGCAGCGATGTCGGTATGGAACGTAATTCGGAATCCTCGCGTGCACGGAGTGACCTATCATAGCGTTTATCTCAAGTTATTTGAGATGGACAAAAATGCTATAGCACGCGCATTTGGTCATTATGCCTGCGTATATCTTGACGAGGCACAAGATTTCTCCCCTGTCCAGACATCAATTCTCAGAACAATGTTGACGTTCAAAAGGCAGGCAGCGGTGTTGGTCGGTGACCGGTTTCAGCAAATCTATGCATGGCGGGGGGCTGTTGATGCTCTCGACGCATTTGACACACCTCATCAATACACCCTGACAACAAGTTTCCGGTTTACTCCTGATATCGCTGACGTTGCGAACCGGGTGCTTGACAGGATGCCGAATGCTGATCCCGATCGACCTAAAATTCAGGGCGCTGGACCTGGTAAAAATGTAACAGGCGAAGCGGTGATCACCAGGTCCAATATGGGAACACTCGATGCCGCTTTAAGTCACCCTGACCGACACATTTATATTCCGGGCGGGATCGACGATCTCATCCAGATGCTCGAAGACGCGGTCAATCTTAAGCGAGACAATCTGACTGCAATCCGCACCGAAGAATTCAGGCACTACACCTGCTGGATGGACTTCGTTGAAGAAACGGAGGCAACTGGCAATCCTGCGATGAAAACTATTCAGCAGCTGGTGGAAGAGCCGGACTGGTTCGAACGGCTGGAGGCCCTGAAAGGAAGAATTGTATCTTCTGAAGGGACAGACATCCTGACGATTGGAACAACTCACAAATTGAAAGGGCGTGAATATAAGCGAGTGACAATTTGGGAAGATTTCCCAGACTTGGAAACGGTCACAATAAACTATGACAAAGCAAGAGCACGCGGCGACCATTCAGGCATGGCCGGTGCGATCGAAGAATTCCACCTGTTCTACGTCGCACTGACACGGGCAACGACAAATCTTGTCATGCCTTCTTGGGCAAAAAGCTTCCTTGGTATGTACCAGAAAGAGCAATTGAAAGCTGCAAACCAGATGTTTACGGAGCCTACCGACGGGAGATACCTGGCGATGGGCAAAAGCGATTATCTGTTACCGTAGAGGAATTGAGCACTCCTCTGCGTAATGGGTCTTGGGGTTTACGGTGTTGCCGTTTGGTTGGGACATTTTTTCTTTTCGGAGAAAAAATTAGGTAACGCCTGCAAATGATAACCTGACGAATGAGAGGATCGAAAAAAGATCACACCCGTCAGGAAAATGAGGATCAGATGAGTTTTATTAAACCAACTAAAAGCTTGGGCCTGGGTGGGGCCGATATGATGCATGCTGCACGGGGTATATCTGGGGTGGGCCTCGAAAGTGCGAAAGTTTTCCATCGCCGACCGACGCCGACGTCATGGCAGGACGAGAAGCTGGAAGAGCATAGCCCGATCAGTTTTTCTCAGCTCGCAGAACTGGAATTCGAGCATTGCCAAGATATTCGGGCAACAGCACTGTCTCAGGTTGTCGTCATGAATGAAATGGTCATCTCGGACGACTATTACTTTGGCCTACCAGCCTGTGCTGTCTATCTCGATCAGCTGCGCAAGGACGGTTACGCTGATGACAACGGTCAGATTGTTCTCAATCCATTGGATTGGGAAATCTTTCCCGAATTGATTGGATTTGATACGGCAACGGTTTCGTATGCTGGTATGAACAACCGCCGTGGCGAAATGAAAATCGTCCTGGCCGGTAATTCTGCAACCCGAATTATTGGCCACGGCCAACATGATATGGGGAACTCGTCGTATTCGATTGGAAGCCTGTCAGGCTTAGGCTTCGAGAATTGATCACGCCCAGATAAAATCAAGGCGAAAATCGTGAGTACCGCTTGATAAAGCCCGCATTCTATTGCGGGCTTTTCTCTTTCATATCTGGCAATTAGGCATCACTGATGCCAATTCGGGACCGGTAGATTGGCGATCGGCCGTAACCGGTTCAGTATCAGCATTCAGATTGGAATCCTTTTGGCTACGCACATCAAGAGCCGCACCAAAAAATGACAAAGATCGGCTGATATAGAGATTTAGCGATGCTGCGTAAGCATAAACCTCAGCTACCTGTTCATTAATGTTCAGTGGAGTGCTTGCACTAAAAGCGGGTGCATGTGCTTCTTTTAACGAAACACATAAATTATCAAGCACCGATGAAAGATACACCCCTCCCCGCCCCCAATCCCGATACTGTTTAAGATCACTTATGGCCATCTTGAGAGTTGAATGGGCTGCCCCAAGAATAGCTGGAAGATGCTGGGCTTCAGGAACTCGCGATAGCCAAAAGAGCGCTTCCAACAAGTTCTTTAGAGAAAAATCAACTTGACGATCATGCGCCCAATTCGCGCGCTCGATAGCAATGATCTGCTCCGGGTAGAGCACCTTTGCACTGTCCCTTGTCGTGACGCCGTAACAGCTGGGATACAAGGCTACAAGCAGACCCATGCAATAGCCACTTTCCCCACCACTTGCTCGAATTTCCTGATAGTCGAACACGTCACGGGATTGGATGGCTGAAACTGTTGTCATTTCGAGTAACTGACGGATATGCGGCAAAAACTTTGCGAGCAATACCTGGTCCACATTTTCTGTGCCGGCAATTACACCCAGGGCTGAGATAAATTCGGCATCATGAAGTGATGCGGCAATTGGCGGGTTCATCTCAGGCAACGGTAGGGAATCATCACTGAGGTCTCGGAAATCTTCAGTCGTGCTCATAAGTAATCCGATGAATGTTCAGATGGGGCTAAAATTCATTGCCGAGATATCCACCTGTGAAGAACCCTTGCCCTCACAGGCATGATCGAACTTCAAACCCGGTCCGCGCAGGACTGGTTTTGGAAGGTAGTTCGAAAGCTCGGGCGCAATATGCGGGAATGTCGCCGCCATCAATTGTGCAAACGCCGTCATAACTTGCGATATCGGAAATTCCTCGTGTGACAGATTCCGCTCGATATTGTCGCAGAACTCTTTGCCCCAACTTTCAATCGGATTGGAGCAAACGGGCTCAGGCAGTAGCGCTTTGCTTTCATAGTGCATGGCCACCTGATCAAAGAGCGTGATTTCGTTCTTAATGGACTGGTTAGCCGGGAAAGCAAGCCCAAGACGCTGATGCACGAGAGGATCGAACCTGTCCTTCAGATTATCGAGACCGGATCGAGGCCCGCCCGTCAGTAGACGTACTGCGCGTTTTTTGGGTGAGGAATCGTCGCCGATATACGTCTCGATCGCATCGTGCGCGACGGCATGTGGCTTCGCCCATTTGGAGCACAGAAACCAGACATTCGTCGAGTGTTGGGCTATTGAGAAAAAATTCGCTGTATGACCAGTGAAGCGGGATGTATGGCAGAGGGAGTGCAGCAGATCGACAGGGTCGATATCGCTTAGCCTGGGCGACAGAAGATCGATGTGCCGGCCTGAAAAAGTCAGAATTTCGGTTTCCCCGCAAGTACGCGGTGTTTCAGACCATCTATCCAGTGTTTCAGCGACCAGTGCGTCGTAATCGTCGCGGGTGGTGATATTTGAAATCTTCAATTGCGTAATCCTCCAGCAAACGGCATTTGCGCTCAATGCATTGGGGAATTATCAATCAGATTTCCGTTACCAGATTGGATTTTGCAGGGATTTATTGGTTCTTGCCAAATATCAGTGAGGTTGGATTGTTCTCGAAGACATCCTGATCGCGAATATAGCCGTTTGTGGTATCAAGCCGTTTGTGATCGACTTGGCGCGCAAGAGAACGCAGATCAGCACCTTTCCTGTACCCTGCTGTAATAAGCCCTGCCCTCAAGCTGTGAGCACCTAAACGGTGCTCAGTTTCCTCCGTGATGACCCCGGCAGCCAAAGCATGTTTACGCAAAATGTTCAGAACGCTCTCTCCGGTAATTGACTTGCTTGAGAGTGATCCCCCTCTGAACATGCGGGGAAATACGGGATCCTCATCAGTCAGTGCTCGCACATTTCTAACTTCGGCATAGACACGAAGCCAGCTTTCCAAAGCAGCGACCGGGCACATCATCCGATGATTGCCGTCGGCTACGCGAGATATGGCAACAATTCTTCCTTCCTTTTTCCTATCGCCTTTACTGTCACGCTTTCGAATAACGACACCCTCATCTGAAAACGTCAGATCTCCAACACGAAGAGCAGATACTTCACTCCGGCGAAAACCTCCTGCAAAGCCGACAAGCATGAGAGTGCGGTCTCGTTCGCCTGAGATCGTGCTGTCATCGATGATAGCGACAATTTCCTGCAGCTCGTCAAATGTGAGGGCATCTTTCTTTGTGATCCCCTCCTCCAGATTGCTGGTGCGCACATGACCCTGAATTGCTGCCTTCAAAACTGTATGGTTTGAATCGATCACAACTCCCATTTCAAGAAGATGGTGCTTCACGCCAGCAAGATAGCTAGAAATGGTATTGGGTTTCATACCAAGGGCGCTCATATGAGCCACATAAAGAGCAAGCACTCTGTGGGGCTCATCTTCACGGGTTATTCCTCCGGCTGCGCAGAAAGCTCTGAATGAGTCGAACGCCATGCGGTAGAGATCACGCGTATTCTTCGCAAGTGCGTTCTGCGTGAGCTCATCGAGCTTGTTTTCAAGCTGTATACGGAAGTCCCCAGGATAGCTGACATTTCCGGTATCGTGATTTTTAAGTGGCGGATTAGTCATTGCCCCACCCTGCCCTTATTTTCGGAAGCGTGGCATTTTGTCGAGAATTTCCATCAATTCTTCGACGGACTTTTCCTGCAGCAGATATATCGCGATCCTCGGGATTTCTGAGTCATAGAGATTTAACCGCTCGTCATGTTCGATCATGTG
Coding sequences within:
- a CDS encoding UvrD-helicase domain-containing protein gives rise to the protein MSQHQSNREQAAFAFAEDVVSRDPASARKAGLAETEEQIAIKSAIRQMYAGDIMTIRAFAGAGKTSTLVILAKDVMSRGLGKGLYLAFNREIANEATKKFKPFNVDCRTSHSLAFRTVIGGSIPCYSLNLRAVRETVNHTALQDLISATGLPKAKAEALVLNSVEQFCSSDQPHITDEISAAAIIKMFGDPLNGSAMQQKLRTRLLNCRSYVTTAAMSVWNVIRNPRVHGVTYHSVYLKLFEMDKNAIARAFGHYACVYLDEAQDFSPVQTSILRTMLTFKRQAAVLVGDRFQQIYAWRGAVDALDAFDTPHQYTLTTSFRFTPDIADVANRVLDRMPNADPDRPKIQGAGPGKNVTGEAVITRSNMGTLDAALSHPDRHIYIPGGIDDLIQMLEDAVNLKRDNLTAIRTEEFRHYTCWMDFVEETEATGNPAMKTIQQLVEEPDWFERLEALKGRIVSSEGTDILTIGTTHKLKGREYKRVTIWEDFPDLETVTINYDKARARGDHSGMAGAIEEFHLFYVALTRATTNLVMPSWAKSFLGMYQKEQLKAANQMFTEPTDGRYLAMGKSDYLLP
- a CDS encoding site-specific integrase produces the protein MTNPPLKNHDTGNVSYPGDFRIQLENKLDELTQNALAKNTRDLYRMAFDSFRAFCAAGGITREDEPHRVLALYVAHMSALGMKPNTISSYLAGVKHHLLEMGVVIDSNHTVLKAAIQGHVRTSNLEEGITKKDALTFDELQEIVAIIDDSTISGERDRTLMLVGFAGGFRRSEVSALRVGDLTFSDEGVVIRKRDSKGDRKKEGRIVAISRVADGNHRMMCPVAALESWLRVYAEVRNVRALTDEDPVFPRMFRGGSLSSKSITGESVLNILRKHALAAGVITEETEHRLGAHSLRAGLITAGYRKGADLRSLARQVDHKRLDTTNGYIRDQDVFENNPTSLIFGKNQ